One window from the genome of Hypanus sabinus isolate sHypSab1 chromosome 16, sHypSab1.hap1, whole genome shotgun sequence encodes:
- the cnn1b gene encoding calponin-1, whose product MSAHFNKGPAYGLSAEVNRKIAQKYDPQRDEDIRRWIEDVTGVTISENLMDGLKNGVVLCKLINTLQPGSIKKINESPQNWHQLENIGNFLKAIAKYGVKLHDSFEANDLYENCNLTQVQTTLMALASLAKTKGYQTKSDIGVRYAEKQQRAFNSETLKAGRNIIGLQMGTNKFASQQGMTAYGTRRHLYDPKTGVEKPLDQTTISLQMGTNKGATQAGMTAPGTRRHIVDNKLGTEKCDSSIVSLQMGTNQGASQKGMTVYGLSRQVFDAKYCCISNYPNDDGILLASGSECSEGDYQGEYKYNQHTDAIRRGQIYQGFE is encoded by the exons ATGTCAGCGCATTTCAACAAGGGACCTGCGTATGGACTCTCAGCAGAGGTGAATCGCAAG ATTGCCCAGAAATATGACCCACAAAGAGATGAGGATATCCGGAGGTGGATTGAAGATGTGACTGGAGTCACTATATCTGAAAACCTAATGGATGGGCTGAAGAATGGAGTCGTACTGTGCAA ACTTATTAATACACTGCAGCCTGGCTCAATCAAGAAGATTAACGAATCCCCACAGAACTGGCACCAG CTGGAAAACATTGGAAACTTTCTCAAAGCAATCGCAAAATACGGCGTGAAGCTTCACGACAGCTTTGAAGCCAACGACCTGTATGAGAACTGTAACTTGACCCAAGTTCAGACCACTCTCATGGCCCTAGCTAGCTTG GCAAAGACGAAAGGGTACCAAACTAAATCAGACATTGGTGTGCGGTATGCAGAGAAACAGCAACGTGCTTTTAACAGTGAGACACTGAAAGCAGGACGGAACATCATTGGACTTCAG ATGGGGACAAATAAATTTGCCAGCCAGCAGGGTATGACAGCCTATGGCACCAGAAGGCATCTGTATGACCCTAAAACTGGAGTGGAGAAGCCCCTTGACCAGACAACTATCAGCCTCCAAATGGGAACCAACAAGGGGGCAACacag GCTGGAATGACGGCCCCAGGAACACGGAGACACATTGTTGACAACAAGCTGGGCACTGAAAAGTGCGACTCCAGTATCGTGTCGCTACAGATGGGAACAAACCAGGGGGCCTCGCAGAAAGGAATGACTGTGTACGGGCTGAGCCGCCAGGTGTTTGACGCCAAGTACTGCTGCATTTCCAACTACCCCAACGACGATGGCATCCTGTTGGCAAGCGGCTCGGAATGCAGCGAAGGTGACTACCAAGGAGAGTACAAATACAATCAGCACACGGATGCCATTCGCCGCGGGCAAATCTATCAGGGCTTTGAGTGA